The proteins below are encoded in one region of Candidatus Thiodiazotropha sp. LNASS1:
- a CDS encoding TlpA family protein disulfide reductase, which translates to MNLLKRSYLINLIQALILFSFSVSGLTHGGWLEVVLPNHPAPSLVLQDLKGNQVKISDLKGKTVLLNFWTTWCPPCIEEMPSLIRLKEAMNQSDFVILAINVEESERRVSKMAARLKLTFPVLLDPSRVAANAWEVKVFPSSFLVDGQGRLRYKAIGPIEWDSDEATSIVHQVMQK; encoded by the coding sequence ATGAATCTGCTCAAAAGATCATATTTGATCAATCTCATACAGGCGCTGATCCTGTTTTCATTTTCAGTAAGCGGCCTGACGCATGGTGGCTGGCTTGAGGTTGTATTGCCGAATCATCCTGCCCCCTCCCTGGTGCTTCAAGACTTAAAAGGCAATCAAGTCAAAATCAGCGATCTCAAGGGCAAAACGGTTTTACTCAACTTCTGGACAACCTGGTGCCCTCCCTGTATTGAGGAGATGCCGTCCCTGATCAGGTTGAAAGAGGCGATGAACCAGTCCGATTTTGTCATTCTGGCCATCAATGTCGAGGAGAGCGAACGTCGTGTAAGTAAAATGGCGGCACGCCTGAAACTTACGTTTCCCGTTCTACTTGATCCAAGCCGGGTCGCAGCCAACGCCTGGGAGGTCAAGGTCTTCCCGAGCAGTTTTCTCGTTGATGGACAGGGGCGCTTGCGTTATAAGGCGATTGGTCCTATCGAGTGGGATAGTGACGAAGCCACTTCGATTGTTCACCAGGTCATGCAGAAGTAG
- a CDS encoding class I SAM-dependent methyltransferase, translating into MLTKDNLDKLRKDIVFTEELSGERLQFHSTWGIFSPREIDEGTRLLVDRLRIAPTDDCLDLGCGYGPIGLYMARRAPQGQTLMVDKDFMAVNYSNDNAERNRLTNAKAILSNAFDHIDSSLRFNVIASNIPAKVGKEMLSLILHDARQRLKPGGRLYVVTINGLRQYMKRNLNEIFGNYEKLKQGKSYTVALAVNK; encoded by the coding sequence ATGCTGACTAAAGATAATCTAGATAAACTCCGCAAAGATATCGTGTTCACAGAAGAGCTGTCCGGTGAGCGTCTGCAATTTCATTCCACCTGGGGCATCTTTTCACCACGCGAGATCGACGAAGGGACCAGGCTTCTGGTGGATCGTTTACGGATCGCTCCCACAGACGACTGCCTAGACCTGGGCTGTGGCTACGGTCCAATAGGCCTCTATATGGCCCGACGGGCTCCGCAGGGACAAACCCTGATGGTCGACAAGGATTTCATGGCGGTCAACTACAGCAATGACAATGCCGAACGTAACCGATTGACAAACGCCAAAGCCATCCTCAGCAACGCTTTTGATCACATAGATTCTAGCTTGCGCTTCAATGTCATCGCATCCAATATCCCTGCCAAAGTGGGCAAAGAGATGCTCAGTCTGATTTTGCATGATGCCAGGCAACGTCTCAAACCGGGCGGCAGACTCTATGTCGTAACCATCAATGGCCTAAGACAGTACATGAAACGCAATCTCAACGAGATTTTCGGTAACTATGAAAAGCTTAAACAAGGTAAAAGTTATACCGTAGCGTTGGCGGTCAACAAGTGA
- a CDS encoding Spy/CpxP family protein refolding chaperone, with amino-acid sequence MGKTLIITLVVLVALLISGVAIARYKGYCAGPEGRIGWMTDRIGRQLDLDDSQQQYLAQLKDQIVVSANELRRDRSTYVDQAIDLLESSEFDREKARTLLMQKQAQLASLSSDVIDAFADFSNNLNQSQRDKLQSMIMHHRERRHCKFACGDSKQLTQE; translated from the coding sequence ATGGGAAAGACTCTAATTATCACACTTGTCGTATTGGTTGCGCTGCTGATCAGCGGTGTGGCAATTGCACGTTATAAAGGTTATTGCGCCGGACCTGAAGGGCGTATCGGTTGGATGACGGACCGTATCGGCAGGCAACTCGATCTCGACGACTCTCAGCAGCAATATCTTGCTCAACTCAAAGATCAGATAGTAGTCAGCGCAAATGAATTGAGGAGGGATAGATCGACCTATGTGGATCAAGCCATCGACCTGCTTGAAAGCTCAGAATTTGATCGCGAAAAGGCCCGCACTCTGCTGATGCAAAAACAGGCTCAACTGGCCAGTCTCAGTTCCGACGTCATAGATGCCTTCGCCGATTTCAGTAATAATCTCAATCAAAGCCAACGGGATAAACTACAATCGATGATCATGCATCACCGTGAACGTCGTCATTGCAAGTTCGCCTGCGGCGATAGTAAGCAATTGACACAGGAGTGA
- a CDS encoding DsbA family protein → MAHLYYIHDPMCSWCWGFRPVLEVLMSRLPDNITSSRLLGGLAADSSQPMPDDLRIRLQSTWRKIGKRIPSTRFNFDFWVRNTPRRSTYPACRAVIAARSIDPEMEDSMIVAIQQAYYLQARNPSDDTTLIELAMEIGLNEQQFSKLLNHSSTQQKLDSEIAQSLLLGVRSFPSLVLQHEESYWPVAIDYLNAEPMLELIHNLIDTDF, encoded by the coding sequence ATGGCTCACCTCTACTACATCCATGATCCAATGTGCAGTTGGTGCTGGGGATTTCGCCCGGTACTCGAGGTACTTATGTCACGGCTCCCCGACAACATCACAAGCAGCCGCCTGTTAGGCGGGCTGGCGGCGGATTCATCGCAACCGATGCCGGATGATCTGCGGATAAGGTTGCAGAGCACATGGCGGAAGATTGGGAAGCGTATACCGTCGACCCGCTTCAATTTTGATTTTTGGGTTCGGAATACGCCCAGAAGGTCCACCTACCCTGCCTGCCGCGCGGTCATCGCCGCCAGGTCGATTGATCCAGAAATGGAAGATAGCATGATAGTGGCTATTCAGCAGGCCTACTACCTGCAGGCAAGAAATCCTTCGGATGACACTACTCTCATCGAACTTGCGATGGAGATAGGTCTGAACGAACAGCAATTCTCCAAACTGTTGAACCATTCCTCCACACAGCAAAAGCTCGACTCTGAGATTGCACAGTCACTCCTTTTGGGTGTGCGCAGCTTCCCCTCGCTTGTGCTTCAGCATGAAGAGAGCTACTGGCCGGTGGCCATTGATTATTTGAATGCGGAGCCGATGCTGGAACTCATTCACAATCTCATTGATACTGATTTTTAA
- a CDS encoding EAL domain-containing protein, which translates to MRLNQKILLVTIGTLVLSLLLSSVVNINSFRTNYTDALLTGSFGIGHSIESVLDELLALGLPLESLSGMDGKLKEVVDKNPHIEYASVTDQSGLVLFHSDNAQIGQKYNDTVTVNTLSADQPLWQIHERSDGKSYYDVSIPIIDEAQTVGVIRLGFSTKVIDDKVMQAVRQVVFNFLLTFIAIAILLNFFMRKQFVEPVKQLSEYAASITNGRFEQPVKIHSEDEIGTLSRALQEMGSTIKGQIDALRRSGIELEEKVEARTRQLETANQTLQASNHDLLEALEREKGLSEALRMSEERSRMLFEANKAVMLTIDPDSGSILTANRAAAEYYGYTIEQLLKMSINDINTLSEEEVAQEMSRARKEERNHFIFRHALASGEVRDVEVHSGPFISDGKQVLYSIIHDITDRKKAEAELEHIAHYDPLTGLPNRRLKTDRLRQAIAYSKRNATSVGVCYLDLDGFKPINDRFGHDSGDKILIEIASRLEGVLREEDTVSRIGGDEFVLILTNLTSMDECILVLDRVLEVIAEPIHLDDTALEVSASIGLTVYPEDDVDADILLRHADQAMYWAKEAGKNCYHLFDPLHDKKIKANRKNIKLLRNALSKQEFTLYFQPKVDMYSCDVIGVEALIRWLHPEAGITPPGDFLSIITKTDLEIELGQWVFDHALQQMSQWRKMGLQLPVSINISPHHLQYPGFTEYIRERFAKYADVTPDMLELEILETASIDDTNVIYHTLSECRELGVKISLDDFGTGYSSLAYFHRLPVDILKIDQNFVRDMLDDPQDLTIVDSVVRLAHAFQHPVIAEGVESMEHAVALLQLGCRLGQGYGIARPMPANEIPAWLKQWQGNQLWRSLKNRVTQSHHVDIEVALTSHQRWVDNLIGYVNRDEAINHSQLDSKHCNFSYWFNGIGFIQYGSLPQYTELNRLHEQIHALGYKIISINNMGNTEYAQKRINELEALSAHFAELMKELNKDQAAIS; encoded by the coding sequence ATGAGACTTAACCAGAAGATACTGCTGGTGACTATCGGTACCCTCGTGCTCTCGTTACTGCTCAGCTCTGTAGTGAATATAAACAGTTTTCGCACAAATTATACCGATGCTCTGTTGACGGGTAGTTTTGGTATTGGTCATAGCATTGAAAGTGTACTTGATGAACTGCTGGCTTTGGGATTGCCGCTCGAGTCACTCTCCGGGATGGATGGAAAGCTTAAGGAAGTAGTCGATAAAAATCCACACATTGAGTATGCAAGCGTTACTGACCAATCGGGCCTGGTGCTTTTTCACAGTGATAATGCACAGATCGGGCAGAAATATAACGATACTGTGACAGTCAATACCTTGTCTGCCGACCAGCCTTTGTGGCAGATCCACGAACGGTCCGATGGCAAGAGCTATTATGATGTTTCCATACCCATCATTGACGAAGCTCAAACAGTAGGCGTTATCCGGCTCGGTTTTTCTACCAAAGTCATCGACGACAAGGTCATGCAGGCAGTCAGGCAGGTTGTTTTCAATTTTTTGCTTACATTCATCGCTATCGCAATACTTCTCAATTTCTTTATGCGTAAACAGTTTGTAGAGCCTGTTAAGCAGCTGTCCGAGTATGCGGCATCCATAACAAATGGCAGATTCGAACAACCGGTTAAGATACATAGTGAAGATGAGATCGGTACTCTCTCCCGTGCATTGCAGGAAATGGGAAGTACAATCAAAGGACAGATCGATGCCCTCAGGCGTTCAGGTATTGAGTTGGAAGAGAAAGTAGAAGCGCGTACACGACAGCTTGAGACGGCAAATCAGACGCTGCAGGCAAGTAATCATGATCTGCTGGAGGCGCTTGAACGGGAGAAAGGTTTGTCTGAAGCGCTGCGTATGAGTGAAGAACGCTCCAGAATGTTATTCGAGGCTAACAAGGCGGTGATGCTTACGATCGACCCCGACTCAGGCTCTATTCTCACAGCGAACAGGGCCGCAGCTGAGTATTACGGCTATACCATTGAACAGCTCCTGAAAATGAGTATCAATGACATCAATACGCTCAGCGAAGAGGAAGTTGCTCAGGAGATGAGCAGGGCTAGAAAAGAAGAACGCAACCACTTCATTTTTCGTCACGCCCTGGCGTCAGGGGAGGTCAGGGATGTCGAGGTACACTCTGGTCCCTTCATCTCGGATGGCAAGCAGGTGCTCTATTCGATCATTCACGATATAACTGACAGAAAAAAGGCTGAAGCGGAACTTGAACATATCGCACATTACGATCCATTGACCGGCTTACCCAATCGGCGTCTGAAAACCGACAGGCTACGCCAGGCGATTGCATACAGTAAACGAAACGCAACCAGTGTGGGGGTTTGTTATCTGGACCTCGATGGTTTCAAGCCGATTAATGACCGGTTTGGCCATGACTCAGGCGATAAGATATTGATTGAAATAGCAAGTCGGTTAGAAGGTGTATTGCGTGAGGAGGACACGGTATCGCGCATCGGTGGAGACGAGTTCGTATTGATACTGACTAATCTGACGAGTATGGATGAGTGCATTTTGGTTTTGGATAGGGTATTGGAGGTTATAGCAGAACCCATACACTTGGATGATACAGCTCTGGAAGTCAGTGCAAGTATTGGCCTGACCGTATACCCGGAGGACGATGTGGACGCGGACATCCTGCTACGGCACGCTGATCAGGCGATGTATTGGGCAAAGGAGGCGGGCAAGAACTGCTACCATCTGTTTGATCCACTGCATGACAAGAAGATAAAGGCCAATCGTAAAAATATCAAGCTGCTCAGGAACGCATTGTCGAAGCAGGAATTCACGCTTTACTTTCAACCAAAGGTTGATATGTACAGTTGTGACGTTATAGGCGTCGAGGCCTTGATCCGGTGGCTGCATCCGGAAGCGGGCATTACCCCGCCAGGTGATTTTTTATCAATTATTACTAAAACAGACTTGGAGATCGAGCTGGGTCAATGGGTTTTCGATCATGCATTGCAACAGATGAGTCAATGGCGAAAAATGGGGCTTCAGCTGCCGGTCAGTATAAATATAAGTCCACACCATCTGCAGTATCCCGGTTTCACCGAGTATATTCGGGAGCGGTTTGCAAAGTATGCTGATGTAACTCCCGATATGCTTGAACTGGAAATTCTCGAAACCGCCTCTATAGATGATACGAATGTTATCTATCACACCCTGTCGGAGTGCCGTGAGTTGGGGGTTAAGATCTCTTTGGATGATTTCGGTACGGGTTACTCTTCCCTCGCCTATTTTCATCGTCTTCCTGTCGATATACTCAAAATAGATCAGAATTTTGTGCGGGACATGCTGGATGATCCTCAGGATCTAACCATCGTTGATAGCGTGGTTCGCCTTGCGCATGCTTTTCAGCATCCGGTCATTGCGGAAGGTGTGGAATCCATGGAACATGCCGTTGCACTACTCCAATTGGGTTGTCGATTAGGTCAGGGTTATGGCATTGCCAGACCGATGCCGGCAAATGAGATCCCAGCATGGTTGAAGCAATGGCAAGGCAATCAACTGTGGCGGAGCCTTAAAAACAGAGTGACTCAGAGTCATCATGTCGATATTGAAGTGGCGCTAACCAGTCATCAACGATGGGTGGACAACCTGATTGGGTATGTGAATCGTGATGAGGCAATAAACCATAGCCAGTTGGATAGCAAACACTGCAACTTCAGTTATTGGTTCAATGGTATTGGTTTTATTCAGTATGGCAGTTTGCCACAATACACTGAACTCAACAGGCTGCATGAGCAGATACATGCACTCGGATATAAAATAATCAGCATTAATAATATGGGGAACACAGAGTATGCACAGAAAAGAATTAACGAGTTGGAGGCGTTAAGTGCCCATTTCGCAGAACTCATGAAGGAACTAAACAAAGATCAAGCAGCTATTTCATAA
- a CDS encoding ABC transporter substrate-binding protein, which translates to MLSSVATLSRYCLVLLLLVGAGELLSAPQTGRLYRLFILDSQQGSPYMDVRLAMLESLEQYGYVEGENLQLYFHTAGNDINRGAAILKTEAAKDYDVYYMGGTTATVAAKQVLYGGTQSVVFASPTDPVGIGVIDGFDIPPKSNFTGVSYPVPVKSRFRFIRELMPQAKRIGLIYADMPQSHSYNAWIKAMLEDDPQFKDLEVIFRRVPLVKGEEGDRRMAEMALPLIKELDSQVDLFIKPNDQLGARRQFAEMVHAYSSKPLIGLVKNDVMQEWGAMAVVFPSHRSMGQQAAVMIRDLFEGKPIKRIFPQWPARYGYAVDLRKARQFGIAVPVGLLQLAGENIRK; encoded by the coding sequence TTGTTATCATCAGTAGCAACTCTGTCCCGTTACTGCCTTGTTTTGCTGCTGCTGGTTGGAGCTGGCGAACTGTTATCCGCTCCACAAACCGGTAGGCTCTATCGCCTGTTCATTCTTGATTCCCAGCAAGGCAGCCCCTATATGGATGTCCGCCTCGCAATGTTGGAATCCCTCGAGCAATACGGCTATGTAGAGGGAGAAAACCTTCAGCTCTATTTTCATACAGCGGGCAATGACATCAACAGGGGTGCGGCGATCCTGAAAACGGAAGCTGCCAAAGACTATGATGTTTATTACATGGGCGGCACCACAGCAACCGTAGCCGCCAAGCAGGTGCTGTACGGCGGAACTCAATCGGTTGTATTCGCTTCTCCAACCGACCCGGTGGGTATAGGTGTGATAGATGGTTTCGATATTCCACCGAAGAGTAATTTTACCGGTGTCAGCTATCCTGTACCTGTAAAATCAAGATTCCGCTTTATCCGGGAATTGATGCCCCAAGCGAAACGCATCGGGTTGATCTATGCCGATATGCCACAGTCCCACAGTTATAATGCCTGGATTAAAGCAATGCTGGAAGATGATCCCCAGTTTAAGGATCTGGAAGTGATTTTCCGCAGAGTGCCTTTGGTAAAGGGGGAGGAGGGTGACAGGCGTATGGCAGAGATGGCGCTGCCTCTCATCAAGGAGCTCGATTCTCAAGTGGATCTGTTCATAAAACCCAATGATCAGCTGGGTGCCCGACGCCAGTTTGCAGAAATGGTCCATGCATATTCAAGTAAGCCGCTGATCGGTCTCGTCAAGAACGATGTTATGCAGGAGTGGGGAGCAATGGCGGTTGTATTTCCCTCTCATCGCAGTATGGGACAACAAGCAGCTGTTATGATCCGTGATCTTTTCGAAGGCAAGCCAATCAAGCGGATTTTTCCCCAATGGCCGGCACGATATGGTTATGCGGTCGATCTGCGCAAGGCAAGACAGTTTGGTATCGCTGTACCGGTAGGCCTGTTGCAATTGGCGGGAGAAAATATTCGTAAATGA
- a CDS encoding response regulator transcription factor encodes MPRILLIDDDQALATPLKEYFSLYDLELEAVTLPSEGLKRIEHSNPDLVILDIMLPEMDGFEVCRTIRRQSSLPILMLTARGEVMDRVVGLELGADDYLAKPFEPRELVARIQNILKRSRSQPNEEQEIVLGALKLDLVRQDAFIEERSLNLTTLEYRLLALLAQHPGRVYSRDEILTAVKGIEADLYTRSVDILVSRLRQKLKPLDYIKTVWGTGYRLVGPET; translated from the coding sequence ATGCCCCGCATCTTGCTGATCGATGATGACCAGGCACTGGCCACACCGCTGAAAGAGTACTTCTCCCTGTATGACTTGGAGCTGGAAGCGGTTACGCTCCCATCCGAAGGCTTGAAACGCATTGAGCATTCAAATCCGGATCTGGTGATTCTCGACATCATGTTGCCGGAGATGGATGGTTTTGAAGTATGCCGCACCATCCGCAGACAGAGCAGCCTGCCCATTCTTATGCTTACCGCGCGGGGAGAAGTGATGGATCGGGTTGTCGGTCTGGAACTGGGGGCGGATGATTACCTGGCTAAACCGTTCGAACCCAGAGAGTTGGTTGCCAGAATACAGAACATCCTTAAACGCAGCCGGTCACAACCGAATGAGGAGCAAGAGATCGTGCTTGGCGCACTAAAACTCGATTTGGTGCGACAGGATGCCTTTATCGAGGAGCGAAGCCTGAATCTCACAACCCTCGAATATCGATTGCTGGCCTTGCTGGCGCAACATCCGGGCCGGGTATACAGCCGTGACGAAATACTGACTGCCGTAAAAGGGATAGAGGCCGATCTCTATACCCGTTCCGTTGATATCCTGGTAAGCCGTCTGCGGCAAAAACTAAAACCGCTTGACTATATCAAGACAGTATGGGGAACCGGATACCGCCTGGTGGGCCCTGAAACATGA
- a CDS encoding methyl-accepting chemotaxis protein, whose protein sequence is MSVLHNISIRTKQWFGFGLILCVLATSSIITLISLGNVEQSVNQVVRESQPRLILTKDLAKSLKQSTESLAFYLLTKDESQLQDFSSQRDQTKYILQSLITKSIEAEDTTSSQLLKQLDDKLKQYEQTAAALLNQTATHEGNFPGIAYANTHINPISREQMQLTSQMILSEMEEYADEERKQILHHLTELRYAWSNIMNGIRGYLAFRSDSNINDLNLYLDRTKKLVRLISAKSDQLTLDQADSIEQFMDNMVRFDEHYKRLLEIHGSNQWRSDAWLVRSQITPLLMTTDQHLEQLVAHHESTISHTSQRLIKDASSTTTLVISLLLFGLVIGLSISWLTTRLIYNPILDAVKTMQDIANGDGDLMKRLEKKGNDELGLLAESFNQFVDKIRKLIQQTAQSTESVINAVAQTSDNTSQISRRIQQQENETDQVATAMTQMTACVANIAQNATTAEEATKAATAEAHTGCKVIKQTADAVQALADEVELAENSILGVEQESARIGSVLDVIKSIAEQTNLLALNAAIEAARAGEQGRGFAVVADEVRGLANRTHQSTGEIESMIQALQSGTQRAVSVMASGREKVDSRVLQATEALHSLSEINKAIETINDMNTQIATAAEEQCSVVEEINKNIINISENGKQTSQRAKDTSDTANDLGTLASDLQRIVQQFKFSGDRGFDFSSAKSAHLAWKTRVRSFLDGKQSLSHEEAVSHHDCALGKWYYSEALNRYGDVAEIHAIEQPHQQLHSLIREIIKHMESGDTDRAEDLYSEIEPLSGEIIGLLNRVERKIAAG, encoded by the coding sequence ATGTCAGTTCTTCATAATATTTCGATTCGCACAAAGCAGTGGTTCGGTTTCGGGCTCATTCTCTGTGTGCTTGCAACCTCATCCATTATCACACTCATCAGTCTGGGTAATGTTGAACAAAGCGTGAACCAGGTGGTGCGCGAGAGTCAGCCACGTTTAATCCTGACGAAAGACCTCGCAAAAAGCCTGAAACAATCTACAGAATCCTTGGCTTTTTATCTTCTTACGAAGGATGAGTCCCAGCTACAGGACTTCTCAAGTCAAAGGGACCAAACGAAATATATACTTCAATCATTGATAACCAAGAGCATAGAGGCGGAGGATACCACTTCATCCCAACTACTCAAGCAGCTGGACGATAAACTGAAGCAGTATGAACAAACAGCTGCGGCGTTACTCAATCAGACAGCCACGCATGAAGGTAACTTTCCAGGTATTGCCTATGCCAACACGCACATTAATCCTATCAGCCGGGAACAGATGCAACTGACATCCCAAATGATTCTTTCCGAAATGGAAGAATACGCGGACGAAGAACGGAAACAGATCCTGCATCATCTTACCGAGCTGCGGTATGCCTGGAGCAATATCATGAACGGCATCCGCGGCTATCTCGCTTTTCGCAGTGATTCGAATATTAATGACTTGAACCTTTACCTGGACAGGACAAAAAAACTGGTCCGGCTAATCAGTGCAAAGAGTGATCAACTGACATTGGATCAAGCTGATTCCATTGAGCAATTTATGGATAACATGGTCCGTTTCGATGAACACTACAAGAGGCTTCTTGAGATACACGGGAGTAATCAATGGCGCAGTGATGCATGGCTCGTACGTAGCCAGATCACACCACTATTGATGACAACGGATCAACATCTCGAGCAGTTGGTTGCTCATCATGAGTCGACTATCTCACACACCAGCCAACGCCTGATCAAGGATGCCAGTTCAACCACAACACTTGTAATCAGTCTGTTGCTGTTTGGACTTGTGATCGGATTATCGATAAGTTGGCTGACCACGCGTCTTATCTACAATCCGATCCTGGACGCGGTCAAGACCATGCAAGACATCGCCAATGGCGATGGTGATCTGATGAAGCGATTGGAAAAGAAAGGTAATGATGAACTTGGACTGCTTGCTGAAAGCTTTAACCAGTTTGTTGACAAAATCCGCAAACTGATACAACAGACCGCGCAATCCACTGAGTCGGTAATCAATGCTGTTGCGCAAACATCAGACAATACCAGTCAGATCAGTCGTCGCATCCAACAGCAGGAAAATGAAACTGACCAGGTCGCTACGGCTATGACCCAAATGACTGCCTGCGTAGCCAACATAGCACAAAATGCAACTACCGCCGAAGAAGCCACCAAGGCAGCCACTGCTGAAGCACATACAGGCTGCAAAGTAATCAAGCAGACAGCAGATGCCGTGCAGGCGTTGGCGGATGAAGTGGAACTTGCAGAAAATTCGATTCTGGGTGTGGAGCAGGAGAGCGCTCGTATCGGATCGGTCCTGGATGTCATAAAAAGCATTGCCGAGCAGACCAACCTACTCGCCCTTAACGCCGCCATCGAAGCTGCAAGAGCGGGAGAGCAAGGGCGTGGTTTTGCTGTTGTAGCCGACGAAGTGCGTGGGCTTGCCAATCGCACGCATCAATCGACAGGCGAGATCGAGTCAATGATACAAGCGCTGCAGAGTGGCACACAGCGGGCAGTATCCGTGATGGCATCCGGCAGGGAGAAAGTGGACAGCAGAGTTCTGCAGGCAACAGAGGCACTTCATTCGCTGAGCGAGATAAATAAGGCTATCGAGACAATCAACGACATGAACACCCAGATCGCCACCGCGGCAGAGGAGCAGTGCTCGGTGGTGGAAGAGATCAACAAGAACATAATCAATATCAGCGAAAACGGCAAGCAGACCTCGCAACGGGCAAAAGATACCTCTGATACTGCCAATGACCTGGGGACATTAGCCTCCGATCTGCAAAGGATTGTCCAGCAGTTTAAATTTTCCGGCGATAGAGGGTTTGATTTCAGCTCTGCAAAATCGGCCCACCTGGCATGGAAAACAAGAGTACGTTCCTTTCTCGATGGCAAGCAATCCCTTTCCCATGAAGAAGCAGTCTCGCACCATGATTGCGCCCTCGGAAAATGGTACTACTCAGAAGCGCTTAATCGATATGGCGATGTTGCTGAAATACATGCGATAGAACAACCCCATCAGCAGTTACATTCACTGATAAGAGAAATTATCAAGCATATGGAAAGTGGGGATACTGACAGAGCGGAGGATCTTTATAGTGAAATCGAGCCTCTGTCAGGCGAAATCATTGGCCTATTGAATAGGGTCGAACGGAAAATAGCGGCCGGTTGA
- the tcdA gene encoding tRNA cyclic N6-threonylcarbamoyladenosine(37) synthase TcdA: MQTSKELSNLYNERRFGGIARLYGSRALERFSHSHVAVVGVGGVGSWVVEALARSGIGAITLYDMDHIAESNVNRQLHAVEGDFGKAKVSALAERVLAINSSCRVNAVEQFIELESLQTFTAGGFDYVIDCIDSYRIKAALITCCRRDRIAIITVGGAGGQSDPTKIKLADLSRSEQDPLLSKCRKLLRRQYGFPTNVKRRFDVPCVYSTEQQRYPDDNGAVCLKRPTNMEGSLNCGGYGSVVTVTASFGLVAVSHVLKRLSSE; this comes from the coding sequence GTGCAAACATCCAAGGAATTGTCTAATTTGTACAATGAAAGGCGATTTGGCGGTATAGCGCGTCTCTATGGCAGTCGGGCATTGGAGCGTTTTTCTCATTCTCATGTCGCCGTGGTTGGCGTGGGTGGGGTCGGCTCATGGGTTGTGGAAGCCCTTGCGCGCAGTGGCATAGGTGCGATTACTCTCTATGATATGGATCATATAGCTGAATCGAATGTTAACCGCCAACTGCATGCGGTTGAGGGTGATTTCGGTAAAGCCAAGGTATCGGCACTCGCAGAGCGGGTCTTGGCCATCAACTCCAGCTGTCGGGTTAATGCTGTGGAGCAATTTATCGAGTTGGAGTCACTGCAAACATTTACTGCCGGTGGGTTTGATTACGTGATCGATTGCATCGACAGCTATCGCATCAAGGCTGCTTTGATAACCTGCTGCCGCAGAGACAGGATCGCCATCATTACGGTAGGTGGTGCAGGGGGGCAAAGCGATCCTACAAAGATCAAACTGGCTGACCTGAGCCGCAGTGAACAGGACCCACTGCTTTCCAAGTGCCGCAAATTGCTTCGCAGGCAGTACGGTTTTCCAACCAATGTCAAACGTCGATTCGATGTACCCTGTGTCTACTCAACAGAGCAGCAGCGCTATCCTGATGACAATGGGGCAGTTTGCCTGAAAAGGCCGACGAACATGGAAGGTTCATTGAACTGTGGTGGATATGGTTCTGTAGTGACCGTCACTGCCAGCTTTGGTTTGGTTGCGGTATCTCATGTATTGAAGCGTCTTTCCAGTGAATAG